The Vitis vinifera cultivar Pinot Noir 40024 chromosome 7, ASM3070453v1 genomic interval aatcaactacatttatgattttaatgaCCATCCTTTGTGTTTACTTccatggaaagaaaataaaaaatggatttatagAAAGTGAAGGAATACGTGAGGTGAATGATATCATCAATCATAAGCAATAATACttatgtattataaaatttatattcaaacataaatttcataaaaaaatctattaattgTAAGttaagaaataaagaaagaagaaaccatCGATGAATGAGGTGACCAATTCCGTGTAAAGCATATTTAACTTTTAATAgttatgtattataaaattcatatctaaatattaaattttatcaaaaatcgATTAATTGTAAGTgaagaaataaggaaagaaatcaTTGATAAAGTATATGTAACCAATACTACTTGTAAAGTTTATATTCacatataaatttcattttcaccACTCAcgtgatttttaataattaattgattaaaattgatATGCTATACAAATAGTGAAGtagaaattgttaaaaaaaaaaattaataattttgtggAAGGGTTAAAAGtgggttaattttttttttttttttttcattttttaatagttCGATGTAATTTCTAACAACGATCGTGGAAACTCCAATGCCATTTCGTTTGAGAGTATCTTTCATTGGTCCAATGGACCGGAGGAACAAGTTGAATATATCATCGTATAAATAAAAGACAAACATTTGGGGGATTAACACAAGTATCCAACCCATTCCCACCAATTCACAGTAGCTCCACGTTTCATAATCTGTCTCAAATTCTTGAACTTCTTTAAAGAGCGTTGAAGGGTGTGATGAGATTTTTGGCTTTGTTTAGTCTTCTCTTTTCAGTACTGATGTTTCCAGCAGCAGAGGCTAGAATCAGAAGGTATAGATGGGAGGTGAAGTATGAGTACAAGTCTCCTGATTGCTTTCAGAAGATGGTTATCACCATCAATGGAGAAAGCCCCGGTCCAACAATCCTGGCCGAAGAAGGAGACACCGTCAGTGTTGAGCTCACAAATAGTTTGTTGACAGAAAATGTTGCAATCCACTGGCATGGTATCAGACAGGTAGAGCAAAGATTAATatataatgttttcttttttcttcccctttctGGGCTTAATTTTGCAGTTCTGATGGTTCATCTTCTTGATAATTACAGATTGGGACGCCGTGGTTTGATGGAACGGAAGGGGTGACCCAGTGTCCAATCCTGCCAGGAGATACCTTCACATATGAGTATAAAGTGGATAGGGTAAGATTGATCAGTGGTCTTAATCAAGAAAGTTGGAACCAGTACTACTTTCAATTATCTGATGATATTATTCTTTGGTTTATGCAGCCTGGGACTTATCTATACCATGCCCATTACGGAATGCAAAGAGAAGCTGGGCTGTATGGATCGATTTGTGTGTCGGTTGCTCGTGGGAAGACTGAGCCCTTTTCCTATGACCACGACCGGAGCATCATCCTCACTGACTGGTACCATAATACCACTTATGAACAAGCCCTAGGCTTGTCCTCCATTCCTTTTGACTGGGTCGGGGAGCCTCAGGTGAATGCCAACTACTACTGCTTCCGCCATAGCATACTGGTTTGTTCTGCTCTTCATCTTCTGACGCCTTTTTCTGTCTGTTAATTTTTCAGTCCCTTCTCATTCAAGGAAAAGGAAGATACAACTGCTCCCTAGTTTCAAGTCCTTACGTCTGTAATTCAACAAGTCCTCAGTGTTCTCCCTATGTACTCACTGTAGTTCCGGGGAAAACATATCGCCTTCGGGTCTCCAGCTTGACTTCCCTGTCAGCTCTCAGTTTCCAAATAGAGGTTGGTATAATTAAAAACTTCACCGTGGTTTCTTATTCGTTGCTTCTACTTGGTCAAGTCACATTCCACACAAAAAAGTCAGAACACTACATATTTAAGAACTCATCTTTAGCTATATAATTGTGTTTTAAATAAGTAAAGTTTCTGTTATGAATAGTATTAGAGTTAATTCTTAACTTCATTGTATGAGTTTGATTGGTCCCATAAGTGATGTTTATATGTTTGATCCTATGATCTCATGAAATataatgaggatgatgtatttGTACAATAATAATTGTAATATTCTATATCAGatattgaaaaagtttttaatattatatatatatatatatatatatatatatatgaacttcTCTTAACCCCGTGGACTTTAAACATGTGAGGGGGTTTTGGGTCCAAAATGAAGAATATCTACACATTTCAAAATGGTTTATCACAAAAACTGTGCATGTTCTAATACAGTTTTAATTTATAACACTGTAGGGTCACAACATGACTGTAGTTGAAGCAGATGGGCACTTTGTGGAACCCTTTGTGATAAAAAACCTCTTCATTTACTCAGGGGAGACCTATTCAGTTCTGGTGAAGGCTGATCAAGACCCTTCAAGAAATTACTGGGTCACAACCAGTGTGGTCAGTAGAAACAACACTGTCACTCCTCTGGGCTTGGCCATTTTAAATTACTACCCCAACCATCCCAAGAAGTCTCCTCCAACAGTCCCACCCGCTGGCCCTCTTTGGAACGACGTAGAGCCACGCATCAACCAAAGTCGTGCCATTAAAGCCCACCATGACTATGTTGTCCCCCCTCCTCTCACCTCAGACAGAGTAATTCTGATGCTCAATACACAGAATGAGATCAATGGTTACAGGAGGTGGTCTGTGAACAATGTGTCCTTCAACCTCCCACACACACCCTACCTAATTGCTCTAAAGGAGAATATAACTGGTGCCTTCGACCCAACCCCACCTCCAAATGGTTATGATTTTGTAAACTATGATATCCACAATGTGTCGAATAACACCAACGCTACATCCAGCAACTCAATTTATAGGCTGCAGTTCAATACAACAGTGGATATTATACTGCAAAACGCAAACACCATGAAGAAGAATGACAGCGAGACGCACCCATGGCATCTCCACGGGCATAATTTTTGGGTACTGGGCTATGGAAAAGGTAAGTTCGACAATTTCAGTGATCCAATAAAGTACAATCTGATCGACCCAATTATGAAGAACACAGCACCTGTTCATCCTTATGGATGGACTGCCTTAAGGTTTCGATCTGATAACCCAGGTACCTGGGCATTCCATTGCCATATAGAGTCTCATTTCTATTTGGGTATGGGAGTTGTTTTTGAAGAAGGGGTGGAGAGGGTGGGAAAGCTGCCTTCATCTATCATGGGTTGCGGTAAAGCCAAGGGTCTCGGCGGCAGGCCATAATATGCAGGTAAGTTGagcatgaaaaaagaaaataagattatCAAATCTTTACAAACCTCTCTAGTTCAAAGCCCCAAACATCTtgtaataacaataataattactATTACCTGTTTTTTATACATAGTATCaatgctattttttattttgaggtgaaatgcatagaaaaaagaaatagtattatgcatagaaaaaagaaaaaaaaaatcatggttgGAAAtaggggtctccaacgggcgggccgggcctatgggcccgttgactggtcaacgggccgggccgggccgggccatgCTAAAATGCTAGGCCCACGGCCCGGCTTATGAGCCCGCGGGCTAGCGGGCTTTTtgaaataagccaaaatggctttcaCAAAAGCCAAGAGAAGGGAGAGGAGGGGATTGGAACCCCTCCCCTCATATTTAAACTTCAAGGTTCTAACATGCTGAACTACattctttttatgtttattaattgagttagttatatatatatataaataaagtatattatttttgtagtttttttttaaaggggcgGGCCTAAGGACGGGCCTACGGGCCGGGCCGGCCCtccgggcctaaatttaggcccgcggcccggcccgcccataaacggggtcgggccgggcctaaagcaGGCCGCGGGCCGcaggctttttggagacccttagttGGAAAGGTTAAGTAACAAAAGCCATTGAAATGACtactatctatttatttaagttaaattataagaaaaaagattttaaacCTTCAAGTCAAGTAATAAAATTTCTCTTCAGCTTCATATTGGATGAAGGTTCAAACCAAAAACGCTCCGATGATCAAACCTATCACTCAGATTAGGTacataaaaaaaacttcaaaacattagagaaaatacaacaataataaattaacataaGTTTATGTGgtatgatattaaaaaaacaacatCCCCAATAAAGTGGGATATCTCCAACAaccttttcaaaactttaggCTGACGGATAAGGACAGACAttcaataattgaaataaaaatgtgCAGAGGCAAGAATTTAAGATGTATACCAAGAAGTTTAGGCTCACTATGTATAACATGTTAGAATTTCATGATTCCATGATGCAATTAGGAAACTAGTAGTATAATCTAAGGTGGCAAATTGCCAGTCCATAATGACAAAATTGAATCCTAGTTAGATACCAAACTCATCCCATACAACAAAAATGAGTCATTCAGACTAAAGATTAAACTGAAATATGAACATCATCTCCATCAAATCATATATATCCAAATCTCTCATCTCAAAACCATCAATTATTAGTTATTACCAGAGAAACAGATTTGACAATGTATAAAACATGTAGATAAATCAAGCCCAAAAAGGAAGGGTGCCAATTCTGAAGAAAGAATACCTCATATTCGAGTACAAGATGAATCAAAATCATCAGGAGCAACTCGAGCAATCCAATTGCTCAGCGTCCTCTTAATATCAGAATGATTAACATAGGCCAACTCATACATGCTACACAAATTAACCACAAGAGTCTCATTCAGAGCTATTGTAGGAACCCTTTCGAGGGCATTCTCCAACACCTTGATCGAATCCGATAAGT includes:
- the LOC100242403 gene encoding L-ascorbate oxidase, giving the protein MRFLALFSLLFSVLMFPAAEARIRRYRWEVKYEYKSPDCFQKMVITINGESPGPTILAEEGDTVSVELTNSLLTENVAIHWHGIRQIGTPWFDGTEGVTQCPILPGDTFTYEYKVDRPGTYLYHAHYGMQREAGLYGSICVSVARGKTEPFSYDHDRSIILTDWYHNTTYEQALGLSSIPFDWVGEPQSLLIQGKGRYNCSLVSSPYVCNSTSPQCSPYVLTVVPGKTYRLRVSSLTSLSALSFQIEGHNMTVVEADGHFVEPFVIKNLFIYSGETYSVLVKADQDPSRNYWVTTSVVSRNNTVTPLGLAILNYYPNHPKKSPPTVPPAGPLWNDVEPRINQSRAIKAHHDYVVPPPLTSDRVILMLNTQNEINGYRRWSVNNVSFNLPHTPYLIALKENITGAFDPTPPPNGYDFVNYDIHNVSNNTNATSSNSIYRLQFNTTVDIILQNANTMKKNDSETHPWHLHGHNFWVLGYGKGKFDNFSDPIKYNLIDPIMKNTAPVHPYGWTALRFRSDNPGTWAFHCHIESHFYLGMGVVFEEGVERVGKLPSSIMGCGKAKGLGGRP